From a region of the Thermomonas sp. HDW16 genome:
- the thiS gene encoding sulfur carrier protein ThiS, translated as MSETLHVQLNGETRRLEPGATITALLEAERLAERRVAVEVNGEIVPRGRHAEHALRDGDKIEIVHALGGG; from the coding sequence ATGAGCGAGACACTCCACGTGCAGTTGAACGGCGAAACCCGCCGCCTTGAACCCGGTGCCACCATCACCGCTTTGCTCGAAGCCGAACGCCTGGCCGAACGCCGGGTCGCGGTGGAGGTCAATGGCGAGATCGTCCCGCGCGGCCGACACGCCGAACACGCACTGCGCGATGGCGACAAGATCGAGATCGTGCATGCGCTGGGTGGCGGCTAA
- a CDS encoding autotransporter domain-containing protein: MTTALALAVLPAAVQATDSPFTKTVFFGDSLTDGGFFRPLLPASVQSVTGQFTTNPGYVWSQYLADYYGSNAQSAWFGTGAGTRDGAGNNWAVGGARVGTNSAGALGYTPSMSSQLTNYLSRNGGHADSGALYTVWGGANDLFTITSPAQAPTVIGAAVTAQVGIVGALTQAGAQYILVPTLPDLGLTPSSRAGGAAAMAQGTALSTNYNTALFGGLASANLRVIPLDTFHFLQEVVANPSAFGITNVTGTACQPQITAQSLTCNPTSLVNPSAPNTYLFADGVHPTSGAHKALADYAVSVIEGPRQIAILPHSEVVVGRARAEMVDLAITSFDKEDGMRWWADVRGDQQRYDAPFNYDGIGPAASFGIGWTRGNLVYGGFAGYGQQKNDFGNSRGKFKQKDAGLGGFVGWRSGAFWANGQLGWTKVSYDVDRVVHLGQATRVHTGSPDGDNLSVGASAGWNFEHGALTHGPVISVLSQQVKVDGFAESDPTLSTSLAYPEQKFDSLIGSAGWQASYAINDHVQPYAKLTYDREFEDQPAHAYAQSQSMPTTLPYAVPGLPFDDSYGTLVFGVRSKLLGLETNGGASLTVGQKGGNDATFFLSVGRKF, translated from the coding sequence CTGACCACTGCGCTGGCTCTGGCTGTTCTGCCGGCTGCCGTTCAAGCGACCGACTCGCCGTTCACCAAGACCGTCTTCTTCGGCGACAGCCTGACCGATGGCGGCTTCTTCCGCCCACTGCTTCCCGCCAGCGTGCAGTCTGTGACGGGTCAGTTCACCACCAACCCGGGTTATGTGTGGTCGCAATACCTGGCGGATTACTACGGCAGCAATGCGCAGAGCGCATGGTTCGGTACCGGCGCTGGCACGCGTGACGGTGCTGGCAACAACTGGGCTGTGGGTGGCGCTCGCGTCGGCACGAATTCCGCAGGCGCACTGGGCTACACGCCGTCGATGTCGTCGCAGCTGACCAATTACCTGTCGCGCAATGGCGGCCATGCCGATTCGGGTGCGCTGTACACCGTTTGGGGCGGCGCCAACGACCTGTTCACGATCACCAGCCCGGCGCAGGCCCCGACCGTGATCGGCGCGGCAGTGACCGCACAAGTCGGCATCGTGGGTGCACTGACCCAGGCCGGTGCGCAATACATCCTGGTGCCGACCCTGCCGGATCTCGGCCTGACCCCGTCCTCGCGCGCGGGCGGCGCGGCGGCAATGGCGCAAGGCACCGCGCTGTCCACAAACTACAACACGGCACTGTTCGGGGGGCTGGCCTCAGCCAACCTGCGAGTCATCCCGTTGGATACCTTCCACTTCCTGCAGGAAGTGGTGGCCAACCCGTCGGCGTTCGGCATCACCAACGTCACTGGCACCGCCTGCCAGCCGCAGATCACCGCGCAATCGCTGACCTGCAATCCGACCTCGCTGGTGAATCCGTCCGCACCGAACACCTACCTGTTCGCCGATGGCGTGCACCCGACGAGCGGTGCACACAAGGCATTGGCCGATTACGCCGTCTCGGTGATTGAAGGCCCGCGCCAGATCGCGATCCTGCCGCATTCCGAAGTGGTGGTCGGCCGTGCGCGTGCGGAGATGGTCGATCTCGCCATTACCAGTTTCGACAAGGAAGACGGCATGCGTTGGTGGGCTGACGTGCGCGGCGACCAGCAGCGTTACGACGCCCCGTTCAACTACGACGGCATCGGCCCGGCCGCTTCGTTCGGCATCGGCTGGACCCGCGGCAACCTGGTCTACGGCGGTTTCGCCGGTTATGGCCAGCAGAAAAACGATTTCGGCAACAGTCGCGGCAAGTTCAAGCAGAAGGACGCCGGTCTCGGCGGTTTCGTCGGCTGGCGCAGCGGCGCGTTCTGGGCGAACGGCCAGCTGGGTTGGACCAAGGTCAGCTACGACGTCGATCGCGTCGTGCACCTCGGCCAGGCCACCCGTGTCCACACCGGTTCGCCGGATGGCGACAACCTGAGCGTCGGTGCCAGCGCCGGCTGGAACTTCGAGCATGGCGCGCTGACCCACGGCCCGGTGATTTCGGTGCTGTCCCAGCAGGTCAAGGTCGACGGTTTTGCTGAAAGCGATCCCACCCTGTCCACCTCGCTGGCCTATCCGGAACAGAAGTTCGATTCGCTGATCGGCAGCGCGGGTTGGCAGGCCAGCTACGCGATCAACGACCATGTCCAGCCCTACGCCAAGCTGACCTACGACCGCGAGTTCGAGGATCAGCCGGCGCATGCCTACGCGCAGTCGCAGTCGATGCCGACCACGCTGCCGTACGCGGTGCCGGGCCTGCCGTTCGACGACAGCTACGGCACCCTGGTGTTCGGCGTGCGCAGCAAGCTGCTGGGCCTGGAGACCAACGGCGGCGCCAGCCTGACCGTGGGTCAGAAGGGCGGCAACGATGCAACCTTCTTCCTCAGCGTGGGCCGCAAGTTCTGA
- a CDS encoding RimK/LysX family protein, which translates to MTAIAVGWREWVLLPELGLPRLRAKVDTGARSSALHVERQWRFVEGGVPWVGFVLVPRRHAVAVAASAAVVDERMVTDSGGHRTLRVFVRTKLRLAGVEREIEINLADRCGMRFPLLLGRTALADAFVVDPAGSYLHRRRRRSAETLQHA; encoded by the coding sequence ATGACGGCGATCGCGGTCGGTTGGCGCGAGTGGGTGCTCCTGCCGGAGCTGGGCCTGCCGCGGCTGCGCGCCAAGGTGGATACCGGCGCGCGCAGTTCCGCATTGCACGTCGAGCGGCAGTGGCGTTTCGTCGAAGGCGGCGTGCCGTGGGTCGGCTTCGTGCTGGTGCCGCGGCGGCATGCGGTTGCGGTCGCGGCCAGCGCGGCGGTCGTCGATGAAAGGATGGTGACCGATTCCGGTGGCCATCGAACTTTGCGCGTGTTCGTGCGCACCAAGTTGCGATTGGCCGGGGTCGAACGTGAAATTGAAATCAACCTGGCGGATCGTTGCGGGATGCGCTTCCCGCTGCTGCTGGGGCGCACCGCGCTGGCGGATGCGTTCGTGGTCGATCCCGCCGGTTCGTACCTGCATCGCCGCCGCCGTCGCAGCGCCGAAACCTTGCAACACGCCTGA
- the rimK gene encoding 30S ribosomal protein S6--L-glutamate ligase — protein MKLAILSRNGKLYSTRRLVEAARERGHTVRVLDPLRCYMRISNDGFEMHYKGAHIAGYHAVIPRIGASVTRYGCAVLRQFELMGSHTPSSAAAIARARDKLRCHQLLAAEGIGLPVTVFGDNPDDTVDLLSMLGPPPHVIKLNEGTQGTGVMLTEKLSASRGVIETLRGLYAHFLVQEFIGEAKGADLRCFVVGGQVVAAMRRQAPKGDFRSNLHRGGTAKAVRASKAEIETAVRAAQVLGLGVAGVDLIRSKRGPLVLEVNSSPGLEGIESATGIDVAGRIIEHIATAITARKHHRNTDLTDS, from the coding sequence ATGAAATTGGCGATCCTCTCCCGCAACGGCAAGCTGTATTCGACCCGGCGCCTGGTCGAGGCCGCGCGCGAACGCGGGCACACGGTGCGCGTGCTGGACCCCTTGCGTTGCTATATGCGGATCAGCAACGACGGCTTCGAGATGCATTACAAGGGCGCGCACATCGCCGGCTACCACGCGGTGATCCCGCGCATCGGTGCGTCGGTCACCCGCTACGGCTGCGCGGTGCTGCGCCAGTTCGAACTGATGGGCAGCCACACGCCGAGCAGCGCCGCGGCGATCGCCCGCGCGCGCGACAAGTTGCGCTGCCACCAATTGCTGGCGGCCGAAGGTATCGGCTTGCCGGTGACGGTGTTCGGCGACAACCCGGACGACACGGTCGACTTGCTGTCGATGCTGGGCCCGCCGCCGCACGTGATCAAGCTCAACGAAGGTACCCAGGGCACCGGGGTGATGCTGACCGAGAAGCTGTCGGCCTCGCGCGGGGTGATCGAAACCCTGCGCGGCCTGTACGCGCATTTCCTGGTGCAGGAATTCATCGGCGAAGCAAAGGGCGCCGACTTGCGCTGCTTCGTGGTGGGCGGCCAGGTAGTCGCGGCGATGCGCCGGCAGGCACCGAAGGGCGATTTTCGCTCCAACCTGCATCGCGGCGGCACCGCCAAGGCGGTGCGCGCCAGCAAGGCCGAGATCGAGACCGCAGTGCGCGCGGCGCAGGTGTTGGGCCTGGGCGTGGCGGGCGTGGACCTGATCCGCAGCAAACGAGGGCCACTGGTGCTGGAAGTGAATTCCTCACCGGGGCTGGAGGGGATCGAATCGGCGACCGGCATCGATGTCGCCGGCCGCATCATCGAACACATCGCCACCGCCATCACGGCCCGGAAACATCATCGCAACACGGATTTGACGGATTCTTAA
- a CDS encoding response regulator transcription factor: MRILVIEDNPDIAANLGDYLEDRGHTVDFAADGVTGLHLAVVHDFDAIVLDLNLPGMDGLEVCRKLRSEARKQTPVLMLTARDSLDNKLAGFDSGADDYLIKPFALQEVDVRLGALARRGRGPQARVLNVGDLEYNLDTLEVRREGKLLQLNPTALKILQALMEASPAVVTRQELETRVWGEELPDSDSLRVHIHGLRAMVDKPFATPMIQTRHGIGYRIAPPDADG, translated from the coding sequence ATGCGCATCCTGGTGATCGAAGACAATCCGGACATCGCCGCCAACTTGGGCGACTACCTGGAGGATCGCGGCCATACCGTCGATTTCGCCGCCGACGGCGTGACCGGCCTGCACCTGGCCGTGGTGCACGATTTCGATGCCATCGTGCTCGATCTCAACCTGCCCGGCATGGACGGCCTGGAGGTCTGCCGCAAGCTGCGCAGCGAGGCGCGCAAACAGACCCCGGTGCTGATGCTGACCGCACGCGATTCGCTGGACAACAAACTGGCCGGCTTCGATTCCGGTGCCGACGACTACCTGATCAAGCCGTTCGCGCTGCAGGAAGTGGATGTGCGCCTGGGCGCGCTGGCGCGTCGCGGGCGCGGTCCGCAGGCGCGCGTGCTCAACGTCGGCGATCTGGAATACAACCTGGACACGCTGGAAGTGCGGCGCGAAGGCAAGCTGCTGCAGCTCAACCCGACGGCGTTGAAGATCCTACAGGCACTGATGGAAGCCTCGCCGGCAGTGGTTACCCGGCAGGAGCTGGAAACCCGCGTGTGGGGCGAGGAACTGCCGGATTCTGACTCCCTGCGGGTGCATATCCACGGCCTGCGCGCGATGGTGGACAAGCCGTTCGCCACGCCGATGATCCAGACCCGCCATGGCATCGGCTACCGGATCGCGCCGCCCGATGCCGACGGCTGA
- a CDS encoding HAMP domain-containing sensor histidine kinase has translation MPTADASPDTRVAPRPVPRARRRLRTRIILSFALLGLSLTLLLAFATNWVRGKVEEDMIADVMNRNINAYSQRYYNSGGRDIGLPVQQMYGRVVSSAKFESLKEDQPDWYSLGDGIWPMAGRNEDGTPFAYKLAVRKTPDTWFFLAYDMQESVRRTEKFEKALYIVVPVFTLFSLLLGWWSASRVMAPVSELARRLRRSGTNSDPEALAPHFAGDEVGELAKALDDYSDRLTDVVQRDREFNADVSHELRTPLAVIRGAVELLLSKPELDERTRTRLQRIQRAEQQCTDLISALLLLSRNERAVGECDVAKVAQQLLDSHRAQLAGKPLQLRLDGERKLVVDAPESAVSVALGNLIGNAVKYTQSGEVIVRMHGNAVDVIDSGPGLSAEDAAKLFERGYRGTHAGHSQGGGIGLSIVRRLCALYGWDVQVRPGEERGVVATLRFLPAS, from the coding sequence ATGCCGACGGCTGACGCGTCGCCGGACACGCGCGTTGCGCCCCGTCCTGTGCCGCGCGCGCGGCGACGGCTGCGCACCCGCATCATCCTGTCGTTTGCCCTGCTGGGCCTGAGCCTGACCCTGCTGCTCGCATTTGCGACCAACTGGGTCCGCGGCAAGGTCGAGGAGGACATGATCGCCGACGTGATGAACCGCAATATCAATGCGTACTCGCAGCGGTATTACAACAGCGGCGGGCGCGATATCGGCCTGCCCGTGCAGCAGATGTACGGGCGCGTGGTGTCCAGCGCCAAATTCGAATCCCTGAAGGAAGACCAGCCAGATTGGTACAGCCTGGGCGATGGCATCTGGCCCATGGCCGGCCGCAACGAGGACGGCACGCCCTTCGCCTACAAACTTGCCGTGCGCAAGACGCCGGACACGTGGTTCTTCCTGGCCTACGACATGCAGGAAAGCGTGCGCAGGACCGAGAAGTTCGAGAAGGCGTTGTACATCGTGGTACCGGTGTTCACCCTGTTTTCGCTGTTGCTGGGCTGGTGGTCGGCATCGCGGGTGATGGCGCCGGTGTCCGAGCTTGCGCGCAGGCTGCGGCGCAGCGGCACCAACTCCGACCCGGAAGCGCTGGCGCCGCATTTCGCCGGAGACGAAGTGGGCGAGTTGGCCAAGGCGCTGGACGATTATTCCGATCGCCTGACCGACGTCGTGCAGCGCGACCGCGAATTCAACGCCGACGTCAGCCATGAATTGCGCACGCCGCTGGCGGTGATCCGCGGTGCCGTCGAGCTGCTGCTGTCGAAGCCGGAGCTGGACGAACGCACGCGCACTCGCCTGCAGCGCATCCAGCGCGCGGAGCAGCAATGCACCGACCTGATCAGCGCGTTGCTGCTGCTGTCGCGCAACGAACGAGCAGTGGGCGAATGCGACGTGGCCAAGGTGGCGCAGCAACTGCTCGATAGCCATCGCGCGCAGCTGGCAGGCAAGCCGTTGCAATTACGCCTGGATGGCGAACGCAAGCTGGTGGTGGATGCGCCGGAGTCGGCGGTATCGGTGGCGCTGGGCAACCTGATCGGCAACGCGGTGAAGTACACGCAAAGCGGCGAGGTAATCGTGCGCATGCATGGCAACGCGGTGGACGTCATCGATTCCGGCCCCGGCCTGAGCGCGGAAGACGCCGCCAAGCTGTTCGAGCGCGGTTACCGCGGCACCCATGCCGGCCATTCGCAGGGCGGTGGTATCGGCCTGTCGATCGTGCGCCGGTTGTGCGCGCTGTACGGTTGGGACGTGCAGGTGCGCCCGGGCGAAGAACGTGGGGTGGTGGCGACGCTGCGGTTCTTGCCAGCGTCCTGA
- a CDS encoding branched-chain amino acid aminotransferase, producing the protein MNTPAALAYQVALSDHVRSDAQRMAILAGELGFGKVFTDHMVAIQWDKAKGWHDAQVRAYGPLALDPAASVLHYGQEIFEGIKAYRHDDGSIWTFRPDANGARLQRSAARLTLPQLPVAEFTESLRRLIAVDHAWVPSAPESSLYFRPFMIATEAFLGMRAAQAAAYYVIASPAGAYFAKGVAPVSIWLSEDYARAAKGGTGAAKCGGNYAASLLPQMEAQALGCSQVLFLDPVEGKYLEELGGMNVFLVYKDGRIVTPELSGSILEGITRESILQLARDRGLKVEERKVSVDEWKDGVASGEITEVFACGTAAVITPIGELKGNGFAVGDINAPAGEVTMAIRKELTDIQYGRAPDRHDWLVKLR; encoded by the coding sequence ATGAACACCCCTGCAGCGCTGGCCTACCAGGTCGCCCTTTCCGACCATGTCCGCAGTGATGCGCAACGCATGGCGATCCTTGCCGGCGAACTCGGCTTCGGCAAGGTCTTCACCGACCACATGGTCGCCATCCAGTGGGACAAGGCGAAGGGTTGGCATGACGCGCAAGTTCGCGCCTACGGCCCGCTGGCGCTGGATCCGGCCGCGTCGGTGTTGCACTACGGGCAAGAAATTTTCGAGGGAATCAAGGCCTATCGCCATGACGATGGTTCGATCTGGACGTTCCGTCCCGATGCCAACGGCGCGCGCCTGCAGCGTTCGGCCGCCCGCCTGACCTTGCCGCAGCTGCCGGTGGCCGAGTTCACCGAATCGCTGCGCCGGCTGATCGCCGTCGACCACGCCTGGGTGCCGTCGGCGCCGGAAAGTAGCCTGTATTTCCGCCCCTTCATGATCGCCACCGAAGCGTTTCTGGGCATGCGTGCGGCGCAGGCGGCGGCGTACTACGTCATCGCGAGTCCAGCCGGCGCGTATTTCGCCAAGGGCGTGGCGCCGGTATCGATCTGGCTGTCCGAGGACTATGCGCGCGCCGCCAAGGGCGGCACCGGCGCGGCGAAGTGCGGGGGCAATTACGCCGCTTCGCTGCTGCCGCAGATGGAAGCCCAGGCGCTTGGGTGCTCGCAGGTGCTGTTCCTCGATCCGGTCGAAGGCAAATACCTGGAGGAACTCGGTGGCATGAACGTGTTCCTGGTCTACAAGGACGGCCGCATCGTCACCCCGGAACTCTCAGGCAGCATCCTCGAGGGCATCACCCGCGAAAGCATCCTGCAGCTGGCCCGCGACCGGGGCCTGAAGGTGGAGGAGCGCAAGGTGTCCGTCGACGAGTGGAAGGACGGCGTGGCGTCTGGCGAGATCACCGAGGTGTTCGCCTGCGGCACCGCGGCGGTGATCACCCCGATCGGCGAACTGAAGGGGAATGGCTTCGCGGTGGGCGACATCAACGCACCGGCCGGCGAAGTCACCATGGCGATCCGCAAGGAGCTGACCGACATCCAGTACGGCCGTGCGCCCGACCGCCACGACTGGCTGGTCAAGCTGCGCTAA
- the metF gene encoding methylenetetrahydrofolate reductase [NAD(P)H], translating into MLPISFEFYPPKTDEQRAQLDRSVQKLKTHAPQFMSVTFGAGGSTLSHTPETVQRLRSEHGVAGVPHITCVGGSREEIRQLLKLYRALGCDRVVALRGDTPSGMVRSGDLRYASELVALIRAEHGDHFKIEVAAYPETHPQADDAHVDLRNFKTKVDAGADSAITQYFYNTDAYFRFVEDARALGIDVPIIPGIMPISNFSQLKRFSEACGAEIPRWIGQRMRAYGDDAVSIREFAADFVAKLCERLVAGGAPALHFYTLNLSKPTLSVLQRLR; encoded by the coding sequence ATGCTGCCGATCAGTTTCGAGTTCTACCCGCCCAAGACCGACGAGCAGCGCGCACAGCTCGACCGCAGCGTGCAGAAGCTGAAGACGCATGCGCCGCAGTTCATGTCGGTGACCTTCGGCGCCGGTGGCTCCACCCTCAGCCATACCCCGGAAACCGTGCAGCGCCTGCGCAGCGAGCACGGCGTTGCCGGCGTGCCGCACATCACCTGCGTGGGGGGCAGTCGCGAGGAAATCCGCCAGTTGCTCAAGCTGTATCGCGCACTCGGCTGCGATCGCGTCGTCGCCCTGCGTGGCGACACGCCTTCCGGCATGGTGCGCAGCGGCGACCTGCGCTACGCCAGCGAACTGGTCGCCCTGATTCGCGCCGAACACGGCGACCACTTCAAGATCGAAGTCGCGGCCTATCCGGAAACGCATCCGCAAGCCGATGACGCGCATGTGGATTTGCGCAACTTCAAGACCAAGGTCGATGCCGGTGCTGACAGCGCAATCACTCAATATTTCTACAACACGGATGCGTATTTCCGTTTCGTAGAAGACGCGCGCGCGTTGGGCATCGACGTACCGATCATCCCGGGCATCATGCCGATCTCCAATTTCAGCCAACTGAAGCGCTTCTCGGAAGCCTGCGGCGCGGAGATCCCGCGCTGGATCGGCCAGCGCATGCGCGCGTATGGCGACGATGCCGTCAGCATCCGCGAATTCGCCGCAGACTTCGTCGCCAAGTTGTGCGAACGCCTGGTCGCCGGCGGCGCGCCCGCGCTGCATTTCTACACCCTGAACCTGTCGAAACCGACGCTGTCCGTGCTGCAGCGTTTGCGCTGA
- a CDS encoding GGDEF domain-containing protein, with amino-acid sequence MQERTGGAAPTVMAAPRLSQELADTLLRLRLGGPFYVLLWLLAGSASGLWHQARGPFLLIAAVFAVLVAVRFRIHGLPAEAGEVAVRRRLDRIWALLLINAGVWGAASAWLLMVTPNESARTVAAISSYAFSTAFAHNYSMRQGRALLAVLLTSLPTLVAFIANGSRYQLVAVSVLYLLYILLALRRSHGEYLQRLDLEDELREQRDLFEQQSRRDGLTGLANRRRFASVLVEWMALAHAGQARLALLIFDIDHFKAINDRHGHAVGDACLTALADELRQAFPLAETELTARLGGEEFGVLLRDAAPGDAMRRAEQFRRRLAEHALAMRAGEVRIRVSAGVAEYDPRRDVDGDAFYHAADIALYRAKASGRNAVEVAEAG; translated from the coding sequence ATGCAGGAACGCACGGGCGGCGCGGCACCGACAGTGATGGCGGCGCCTCGCTTGTCGCAGGAGTTGGCCGACACACTGCTGCGCCTGCGCCTTGGTGGTCCGTTCTATGTGCTGTTGTGGTTGCTGGCGGGGAGCGCAAGTGGCCTATGGCACCAGGCCCGTGGGCCGTTCCTGCTGATAGCGGCCGTGTTCGCCGTGTTGGTGGCCGTTCGCTTCCGCATCCACGGGCTTCCAGCGGAGGCCGGCGAAGTGGCCGTGCGCCGACGCCTGGATCGGATCTGGGCGTTGTTGTTGATCAATGCAGGGGTCTGGGGTGCCGCCAGTGCGTGGCTGCTGATGGTCACTCCGAACGAGAGCGCACGCACGGTCGCCGCGATCAGTTCCTATGCCTTCTCGACCGCCTTCGCCCACAACTATTCGATGCGGCAGGGGCGGGCATTGCTCGCCGTGCTGCTGACCTCCCTGCCCACGCTGGTCGCCTTCATCGCCAATGGGTCGCGCTACCAGCTGGTGGCGGTCAGCGTGCTGTACCTGCTTTACATCTTGCTGGCGCTGCGCCGCAGCCATGGCGAGTACCTGCAACGACTCGACCTGGAGGACGAGTTGCGCGAGCAGCGCGACCTGTTCGAACAGCAGAGCCGGCGCGACGGTTTGACCGGCCTTGCCAACCGGCGCCGGTTCGCCTCGGTGCTGGTGGAATGGATGGCGCTGGCGCATGCCGGACAGGCGCGTCTTGCGCTGCTGATCTTCGACATCGATCACTTCAAGGCGATCAACGATCGCCATGGGCATGCGGTGGGCGATGCCTGCCTGACCGCGCTTGCCGACGAGCTGCGGCAAGCGTTTCCCTTGGCGGAAACCGAGCTGACGGCGCGGCTGGGCGGCGAGGAGTTCGGTGTGCTCCTGCGCGATGCCGCGCCAGGCGATGCGATGAGGCGTGCGGAGCAGTTCCGTCGCCGGCTTGCGGAACATGCACTTGCCATGCGAGCGGGCGAAGTCCGTATCCGCGTCAGTGCCGGCGTGGCCGAATACGATCCGCGGCGCGATGTCGATGGCGACGCGTTCTACCACGCCGCCGACATCGCGCTGTATCGCGCCAAGGCAAGCGGGCGCAACGCGGTGGAGGTCGCGGAAGCCGGCTGA
- the ahcY gene encoding adenosylhomocysteinase: MNAQLKTFSTEGDYKVADITLADWGRKELDIAEHEMPGLMSIRKKHATTKPLKGVRVTGSLHMTIQTAVLIETLKDIGADVRWASCNIFSTQDHAAAAIAATGTPVFAWKGESLEEYWDCTLDALTFTLADGTQTGPELVVDDGGDVTLLIHKGYELEQGDDSWVNSASGSHEEQIIKNLLKRVAAERPGFWTRVVKDWKGVSEETTTGVHRLYQIAEQGKLLVPAINVNDSVTKSKFDNLYGCRESLADGLKRALDVMLAGKVAVVCGYGDVGKGSAASLRAYGARVIVTEIDPICALQAAMEGYEVTTLEDTLGRADIYVTTTGNKDIITLQHMQVMKDQAIVCNIGHFDNEIQVDALYASGAVKTNIKPQVDKFTFANGNAIFLLAEGRLVNLGCATGHPSFVMSNSFSNQTLAQIDLWANKDFYDPKVYILPKQLDEEVARLHLEKIGVKLTKLSKEQADYLGVAVEGPYKPEHYRY; the protein is encoded by the coding sequence ATGAACGCACAACTCAAGACCTTCTCCACCGAAGGCGACTACAAGGTCGCCGACATCACCCTGGCCGATTGGGGCCGCAAGGAACTCGACATCGCCGAGCACGAAATGCCTGGCCTGATGTCGATCCGCAAGAAGCACGCCACCACCAAGCCGCTCAAGGGCGTGCGCGTGACCGGCTCGCTGCACATGACCATCCAGACTGCCGTGCTGATCGAGACGCTGAAGGACATCGGCGCCGACGTGCGCTGGGCCTCTTGCAACATCTTCTCCACGCAGGACCATGCCGCCGCGGCCATCGCCGCCACCGGCACCCCGGTATTCGCCTGGAAGGGCGAGTCGCTGGAGGAATACTGGGACTGCACCTTGGACGCGCTGACCTTCACCCTGGCCGACGGCACCCAGACCGGTCCGGAACTGGTGGTCGACGATGGCGGCGACGTCACCCTGCTGATCCACAAGGGTTACGAGCTGGAACAGGGCGACGACAGCTGGGTGAATTCCGCTTCGGGCAGCCATGAAGAGCAGATCATCAAGAACCTGCTCAAGCGCGTGGCCGCCGAGCGCCCCGGCTTCTGGACCCGTGTGGTCAAGGACTGGAAGGGCGTTTCCGAAGAGACCACCACCGGCGTGCACCGCCTGTACCAGATCGCCGAGCAAGGCAAGCTGCTGGTGCCCGCGATCAACGTCAACGACTCGGTCACCAAGTCCAAGTTCGACAACCTGTACGGTTGCCGCGAATCGCTGGCCGATGGCCTGAAGCGCGCGCTCGACGTGATGCTGGCCGGCAAGGTCGCGGTGGTCTGCGGTTATGGCGACGTGGGCAAGGGTTCGGCGGCCTCGCTGCGTGCCTACGGCGCCCGCGTGATCGTCACCGAGATCGACCCGATCTGCGCGTTGCAGGCGGCGATGGAAGGCTATGAAGTCACCACGCTCGAGGACACCCTCGGCCGCGCCGACATCTACGTCACCACCACCGGCAACAAGGACATCATCACCCTGCAGCACATGCAGGTGATGAAGGACCAGGCCATCGTCTGCAACATCGGCCACTTCGACAACGAGATCCAGGTCGATGCGCTGTATGCCAGCGGCGCGGTGAAGACCAACATCAAGCCGCAGGTGGACAAGTTCACGTTTGCCAACGGCAACGCGATCTTCCTGCTCGCCGAAGGCCGCCTGGTGAACCTGGGCTGCGCCACCGGCCACCCGAGCTTCGTGATGAGCAACAGCTTCTCCAACCAGACGCTGGCGCAGATCGACCTGTGGGCGAACAAGGACTTCTACGACCCGAAGGTCTACATCCTGCCGAAGCAGCTGGACGAGGAAGTGGCGCGACTGCACCTGGAGAAGATCGGCGTGAAGCTGACCAAGCTCAGCAAGGAACAGGCCGACTACCTGGGCGTGGCGGTCGAAGGCCCGTACAAGCCGGAGCACTACCGCTACTGA